In Balaenoptera acutorostrata chromosome 19, mBalAcu1.1, whole genome shotgun sequence, the following proteins share a genomic window:
- the LGALS7 gene encoding galectin-7, producing the protein MSGRYNVPYKTSLPDGFEVGTVMLVLGIVPRGADRFYINLLCSDDPGSETVLHFNPRLDESTVVFNTLKCGEWGPEERGLGIPFQRGQKFHLLLVASKRGFKVVVADSEYHHFVYRLPPERARLLEIGGDVQLELVEIF; encoded by the exons ATGTCAGGGAGATAT AATGTGCCCTACAAGACCTCGCTGCCCGATGGCTTCGAAGTCGGCACCGTGATGCTTGTTCTTGGTATTGTCCCCAGAGGGGCTGACAG GTTCTACATAAACCTGCTGTGCAGTGACGACCCGGGGAGTGAGACCGTCCTGCATTTCAACCCCCGGCTGGATGAATCCACGGTGGTCTTCAACACCCTGAAGTGTGGCGAGTGGGGCCCAGAGGAGCGTGGCTTAGGCATTCCCTTCCAGCGTGGGCAGAAATTCCACCTGCTCCTCGTCGCCAGCAAAAGAGGCTTCAAG GTTGTGGTCGCGGACTCGGAATACCACCACTTTGTCTACCGGCTCCCACCAGAGCGCGCGCGCTTGTTGGAGATTGGCGGGGACGTGCAGCTGGAGTTGGTGGAGATCTTCTGA